The stretch of DNA GTCTGACGCATGTCCCTCACGGCGAAACGACCGAGTGGTGGGTACTCGGAGAAAGTCTCAACAACCATGGGCTTGGTGGGAACCATCTTAATAATACCGGCATCTCCGTTCTTCAAAAACTTGGGCTCCTTCTCGAGCTCCTTTCCTGAACGCCTGTCAATCTTGGTTTGAAGTTCGGCGAACTTAACAGCAATGTGAGAGGTGTGGCAATCCAGCACTGGGGCGTAACCGTTACCGATCTGACCAGGGTGGTTCATGATGATGACTTGGGATGTGAAGTTGGCAGCTTCCTTTGCAGGGTCATCCTTGGAGTTTGAGGCGACGAAACCTCTCTTGAGATCCTTGACAGCAACATTCTTGACGTTGAATCCGACATTGTCACCGGGAAGAGCCTCGAGAAGAGCCTCGTGGTGCATCTCAACGGACTTGACCTCAGTAGTCAGACCAGTTGGGCCGAAGGTGATAACCATACCGGGCTTGATGACACCAGTCTCAACACGTCCCACTGGCACAGTTCCAATACCACCAATCTTGTAAACATCCTGAAGGGGTAGACGGAGGGGCTTGTCTGTGGGCCTCTTGGGCTCGTTGATGTTGTCAAGAGCCTCAAGAAGAGTTGGTCCCTTGTACCAGTCGAGGTTGGTAGACCTCTCAATCATGTTGTCACCCTCGAAACCAGAGATGGGGACGAAGGCAATTTTGTCGGGGTTGTATCCAACCTTCTTCAAGTATGAAGAAACCTCCTTGACGATTTCATCGTACCTAG from Cannabis sativa cultivar Pink pepper isolate KNU-18-1 chromosome 2, ASM2916894v1, whole genome shotgun sequence encodes:
- the LOC115719034 gene encoding elongation factor 1-alpha translates to MGKEKVHINIVVIGHVDSGKSTTTGHLIYKLGGIDKRVIERFEKEAAEMNKRSFKYAWVLDKLKAERERGITIDIALWKFETTKYYCTVIDAPGHRDFIKNMITGTSQADCAVLIIDSTTGGFEAGISKDGQTREHALLAFTLGVKQMICCCNKMDATTPKYSKARYDEIVKEVSSYLKKVGYNPDKIAFVPISGFEGDNMIERSTNLDWYKGPTLLEALDNINEPKRPTDKPLRLPLQDVYKIGGIGTVPVGRVETGVIKPGMVITFGPTGLTTEVKSVEMHHEALLEALPGDNVGFNVKNVAVKDLKRGFVASNSKDDPAKEAANFTSQVIIMNHPGQIGNGYAPVLDCHTSHIAVKFAELQTKIDRRSGKELEKEPKFLKNGDAGIIKMVPTKPMVVETFSEYPPLGRFAVRDMRQTVAVGVIKAVEKKDPSGAKVTKSAAKKK